In a single window of the Cervus elaphus chromosome 1, mCerEla1.1, whole genome shotgun sequence genome:
- the LOC122691699 gene encoding lysophospholipase-like protein 1, which yields MAATSGSARLQRCMVSPAGRHSASLIFLHGSGDSGQGLRTWIKQVLNQDLAFQHIKVIYPTAPPRPYTPLKGGISNVWFDRLKISNDCPEHLESIDVMCQVLTDLIDDEVKTGIKKNRILVGGFSMGGCMAMHLAYRNHQDVAGVFALSSFLNKTSAVYQALQKSDGVLPELFQCHGTADELVLYPWGEETNSMLKSLGVSTKFHSFPGVYHELSKAELEKLKSWILTKLPD from the coding sequence ATGGCCGCCACGTCGGGCTCAGCACGCCTGCAGCGCTGCATGGTTTCGCCGGCTGGGAGGCACAGCGCCTCGCTGATCTTCCTGCATGGCTCAGGTGATTCTGGACAAGGATTGAGAACGTGGATCAAGCAAGTTTTAAATCAAGATTTAGCATTCCAGCACATAAAAGTTATCTATCCAACAGCTCCTCCCAGGCCATATACTCCTTTGAAAGGAGGAATCTCCAATGTATGGTTTGACAGACTTAAAATATCAAATGACTGCCCAGAGCACCTTGAATCAATTGATGTAATGTGTCAGGTGCTTACAGATTTGATTGATGATGAAGTAAAAACTGGCATCAAGAAGAACAGAATATTAGTAGGAGGATTTTCTATGGGAGGGTGCATGGCAATGCATTTAGCATATAGAAATCATCAAGATGTGGCAGGAGTATTTGCtctttctagttttctgaataaAACATCTGCTGTTTACCAGGCTCTTCAGAAAAGTGACGGTGTCCTTCCTGAATTATTTCAGTGTCATGGTACTGCAGATGAGTTAGTTCTTTATCCTTGGGGTGAAGAGACAAATTCAATGTTAAAATCTCTGGGAGTGAGCACAAAGTTTCATAGTTTTCCAGGTGTTTACCATGAGTTAAGTAAAGCGGAACTAGAGAAACTAAAGTCATGGATTCTTACAAAGCTACCGGACTAA